In the Ruminococcus sp. OA3 genome, one interval contains:
- a CDS encoding sugar ABC transporter substrate-binding protein — translation MKTKVLAVVLTGAMLAGCMAGCASSTNEKASEASESAVAAEVETAGEKDGAASGKKISVILKTTAAEYWQYVQAGCEAYAEKAGVTVEIKGASSETAYDEQLNMIETDVNSGAYDAIVIAPLQSDQVITQINGTKLPIIALDTDIDAPEVLSFVGTGNEAAAQLGAEAAVEAAKAAGWDEIKAIDIAGVQGDSTNTARMTGYQKGIEAAGGEFLADETQYADAVADKAVNSMEAIMQNHPEGIAIICANNDDMVMAAARTAKDNPAYENTIWLGFNGDRAACEAILAGEETMSVVQDAYGMGYKAVEAAVQALGGQKLDEFIDSGSWVIDKSNAQERLDDLKGLLD, via the coding sequence ATGAAAACGAAGGTATTGGCAGTAGTACTGACAGGTGCAATGCTGGCAGGGTGTATGGCTGGATGTGCCAGCTCCACAAATGAGAAAGCTTCAGAAGCATCGGAGTCGGCAGTGGCAGCAGAAGTAGAGACGGCAGGTGAAAAAGACGGGGCGGCTTCAGGAAAAAAGATCAGTGTCATCCTCAAAACAACGGCCGCAGAATACTGGCAGTATGTACAGGCAGGCTGTGAGGCATATGCAGAAAAAGCAGGTGTAACAGTAGAGATAAAAGGAGCAAGTTCCGAAACTGCATACGATGAGCAGCTGAATATGATTGAGACGGATGTGAACTCCGGTGCATATGACGCAATTGTCATTGCACCGCTGCAGTCAGACCAGGTTATCACTCAGATTAATGGGACGAAGTTACCGATCATCGCGCTGGACACTGATATTGATGCGCCGGAGGTCCTTTCTTTTGTCGGAACAGGAAATGAAGCTGCGGCACAACTTGGAGCGGAAGCGGCTGTTGAAGCGGCAAAAGCGGCTGGCTGGGATGAAATTAAGGCGATTGATATTGCCGGTGTACAGGGAGATTCTACAAATACAGCTCGTATGACTGGTTATCAGAAGGGTATTGAGGCTGCAGGCGGAGAATTTTTGGCTGACGAGACGCAGTATGCAGATGCTGTGGCAGATAAAGCTGTCAACAGTATGGAAGCGATCATGCAGAATCATCCTGAAGGGATTGCCATTATCTGTGCCAATAATGATGATATGGTTATGGCTGCAGCCCGCACCGCAAAAGATAACCCGGCATATGAAAATACAATCTGGCTGGGATTCAACGGTGACCGTGCGGCGTGTGAAGCAATTCTGGCAGGGGAAGAGACAATGTCTGTCGTGCAGGATGCCTATGGAATGGGATACAAAGCAGTTGAGGCAGCAGTTCAGGCATTAGGCGGACAGAAGCTGGATGAGTTTATCGATTCGGGTTCCTGGGTAATCGATAAGTCCAATGCGCAGGAGAGACTGGATGATTTGAAGGGTCTGTTAGATTAA
- a CDS encoding LacI family DNA-binding transcriptional regulator, protein MRETITTIAEKSGVSKSTVDRALKNQPGVSPETRELVLRVASECGYRKNIAGSALRRQNSPVVIAVLFRWQLFDEQIKEGLFAAQEEYYDLGVRLRFFDMKQGDYQEQYQILESLKEQDIKGIILKPVDHPEIVKVVNELESLNVPVVAVSSDLPSSKRFQLIGQNYYRAGRVAGELMATALHSKGRVVIFHESTQYHAYTERERGFQAFLQENAKEIQVKEIICADEGSSDNYQLALKFLQENAEVEGILCTGISYPFIARAVLDSGNEDVTLIGYDIFEDTQELFEKRAIKFVITQNPFREGYEAVRTLFQYVTTDNKGNGSSYFTTLNIVNRESIVDIHKQELFKI, encoded by the coding sequence ATGAGAGAAACAATTACAACAATTGCTGAAAAATCAGGAGTGTCCAAATCAACAGTCGACCGGGCACTGAAGAACCAGCCAGGAGTAAGTCCAGAGACGCGGGAACTTGTTTTGCGTGTGGCCAGTGAATGTGGTTACCGGAAAAATATCGCGGGGAGCGCACTCCGCAGGCAAAATTCACCGGTTGTAATAGCGGTTTTATTCCGGTGGCAGTTATTTGATGAGCAGATAAAAGAAGGTTTGTTTGCGGCTCAGGAAGAATATTACGATTTAGGTGTGCGGCTTCGTTTCTTTGATATGAAACAAGGGGATTACCAGGAGCAATATCAGATTCTGGAATCATTAAAAGAGCAGGATATAAAAGGGATCATATTAAAACCTGTTGATCATCCCGAAATAGTGAAAGTAGTTAATGAATTAGAGTCATTGAATGTTCCGGTTGTCGCGGTCAGTTCGGACCTGCCTTCATCAAAACGTTTTCAGCTTATCGGACAGAATTATTACCGTGCCGGGCGCGTAGCAGGGGAACTGATGGCAACGGCTCTTCACAGTAAAGGGCGCGTTGTTATCTTTCATGAGAGCACTCAATACCACGCATATACAGAACGAGAACGGGGGTTTCAAGCGTTTCTGCAGGAGAATGCAAAGGAAATTCAGGTAAAAGAAATTATCTGTGCTGACGAAGGAAGTTCCGACAATTACCAGCTGGCGCTTAAGTTTCTGCAGGAGAATGCAGAGGTAGAGGGCATCTTATGTACAGGGATCAGTTACCCATTTATAGCCAGAGCAGTACTGGACAGTGGTAATGAAGATGTAACTCTGATTGGATATGATATTTTTGAAGATACGCAGGAATTATTTGAAAAGAGAGCAATCAAATTTGTAATCACTCAGAATCCCTTTCGGGAAGGCTATGAGGCGGTGCGTACGCTGTTTCAATATGTTACAACAGATAATAAGGGCAATGGATCCTCTTATTTTACGACATTGAATATTGTAAATCGGGAAAGTATTGTGGATATTCACAAACAGGAGCTGTTCAAAATTTAA
- a CDS encoding glucose 1-dehydrogenase, producing MSILDLFSLTGKVSIITGGERGIGLAIAKGLAEAGSDIVIAGIDEQNLETAAEEIQALGVTCMAVKTDVTDEGQVRDMVNAVCDTYGHIDVLVNNAGSGRGKAAEEMSEEDFKWVMDINLTSQFLVSKAVGNVMLRQQKGSIVNIASMSGVIANNPQPQCNYNTSKAGSIMLTKSLACEWAGRGVRVNAINPGYTKTALIEKRLSNEDPILEDWLRFTPMHRFGVPEELVGAALYLVSDASSFTTGTTITVDGGYTCW from the coding sequence ATGAGCATTTTGGATTTATTTTCTTTAACGGGAAAAGTGAGCATTATCACAGGCGGGGAACGGGGAATCGGACTTGCCATTGCAAAAGGCCTGGCGGAAGCCGGAAGTGATATTGTGATCGCCGGCATCGATGAACAGAACCTGGAGACAGCGGCAGAGGAGATTCAGGCTCTGGGCGTAACCTGTATGGCCGTAAAGACGGACGTTACCGATGAGGGTCAGGTCAGGGATATGGTAAACGCGGTGTGTGACACCTATGGACATATCGACGTACTAGTCAACAATGCGGGAAGCGGGCGTGGCAAAGCGGCGGAAGAAATGTCAGAAGAAGATTTTAAGTGGGTGATGGATATCAATCTGACCAGCCAGTTCCTGGTCTCAAAGGCGGTTGGAAACGTGATGCTGAGACAGCAGAAGGGCAGCATTGTAAATATTGCGTCCATGTCAGGCGTTATTGCCAACAATCCCCAGCCCCAGTGTAATTACAATACCTCAAAGGCGGGTTCCATCATGCTCACCAAGAGCCTGGCCTGCGAATGGGCCGGGCGCGGAGTGCGAGTCAATGCGATCAATCCCGGTTACACAAAAACCGCATTGATTGAGAAACGGCTCAGCAACGAAGATCCCATTCTGGAAGACTGGCTGCGGTTTACACCGATGCACCGTTTTGGCGTTCCGGAGGAGCTGGTGGGTGCTGCACTGTATCTGGTGTCAGATGCGTCTTCATTTACTACAGGTACGACGATTACGGTGGATGGAGGGTATACCTGCTGGTAA
- a CDS encoding transketolase family protein, whose protein sequence is MAEIMATRNAYGQTLAKMGDKYPELICFDADLAGATMTKFFKEAHPEQFYDMGIAESNMQGAAAGMAACGMKPFTNSFAMFAAGRSFEQVRNSIAYPKLNVKIVGSHGGLSVGEDGATHQCIEDFALMRAIPGMTVLCPCDCNEMRLAVEALVEYEGPAYMRSGRNPVETVTDTIEGYRFEIGKGAVLRDGTDVTIIANGIMVQMALAAAEQLQMKDLSVRVIDMHTIKPLDQELVVKAARDTGAIVTTEEHTVLGGLGSAVAECCSQNCPIPVIRHGVNDEFGRSGKAEEVLKCYGLTPEVLMEKVKKAVSMKK, encoded by the coding sequence ATGGCAGAAATAATGGCGACCAGAAATGCCTACGGGCAGACACTGGCCAAAATGGGAGACAAGTATCCGGAGCTTATCTGTTTTGACGCTGATCTTGCAGGAGCGACCATGACGAAATTCTTTAAAGAGGCGCACCCGGAACAGTTCTATGACATGGGCATTGCGGAATCCAATATGCAGGGGGCAGCGGCCGGAATGGCGGCGTGCGGCATGAAACCTTTTACGAATTCCTTCGCCATGTTTGCAGCAGGGCGCTCCTTTGAGCAAGTCAGAAATTCTATCGCATATCCGAAGTTAAACGTGAAGATCGTGGGCTCTCACGGAGGACTGTCGGTGGGCGAGGATGGTGCAACCCATCAATGTATTGAAGACTTTGCCTTGATGCGTGCCATACCGGGAATGACGGTGCTCTGTCCCTGCGACTGCAATGAGATGAGACTGGCAGTGGAAGCTCTGGTGGAATACGAGGGACCGGCCTATATGCGGTCTGGGCGGAATCCGGTGGAGACGGTCACGGATACCATCGAAGGATATCGGTTTGAAATTGGAAAAGGCGCGGTGCTGCGGGACGGTACCGACGTCACCATCATAGCCAATGGGATCATGGTACAGATGGCACTCGCAGCAGCGGAGCAGCTGCAGATGAAAGATCTATCTGTCCGTGTCATTGATATGCATACCATAAAACCACTGGATCAGGAGCTCGTGGTAAAAGCGGCGCGGGACACAGGCGCGATTGTGACGACGGAAGAACATACCGTTCTGGGCGGGCTTGGCAGTGCGGTGGCAGAATGCTGTTCGCAGAACTGTCCCATTCCGGTGATCAGGCACGGTGTGAATGATGAATTCGGGCGCAGCGGCAAAGCGGAGGAGGTCCTGAAATGCTATGGACTTACGCCGGAGGTTCTGATGGAGAAAGTTAAGAAGGCTGTCTCCATGAAAAAGTAA
- a CDS encoding transketolase, with translation MKNRHLALTAAKARLGALSMIYRAASGHPGGSLSCLDLITALYFEEMKIDPENPGKEDRDRFVMSKGHCSPALYSILALRGFFPEQELEMFRRVDGHLSGHVEMHHVKGVDMSTGSLGQGISAAVGMAMAGKKKNSDYRVYTMLGDGELDEGQVWEALMAAHKYKLSNLCVIVDSNGLQIDGTTEEVMPTEPLDKKMEAFGAHAIVIDGHNFSEITAAFAEARETQDQPTVIIARTVKGKGVSFMEHQVGWHGKAPDEQQYQKACAELEAQIAELKEDS, from the coding sequence ATGAAAAACAGACATTTGGCGCTGACCGCTGCAAAGGCGCGTCTTGGCGCACTTTCGATGATTTACCGCGCGGCGTCCGGACATCCAGGAGGTTCCTTATCCTGTCTGGATCTGATCACGGCACTGTATTTCGAGGAGATGAAGATTGACCCGGAAAATCCCGGGAAAGAGGATCGGGACCGGTTTGTAATGTCAAAAGGGCACTGTTCCCCGGCACTGTATTCCATCCTGGCACTCCGCGGATTTTTTCCGGAGCAGGAGCTTGAAATGTTCCGGAGAGTGGACGGCCATCTGTCCGGCCATGTGGAAATGCACCATGTAAAAGGTGTGGATATGTCCACCGGATCACTGGGACAGGGGATCTCGGCGGCGGTGGGGATGGCCATGGCCGGAAAAAAGAAAAACAGTGATTACCGCGTCTATACCATGTTAGGCGATGGAGAGCTGGATGAGGGTCAGGTCTGGGAGGCGCTGATGGCAGCCCATAAGTACAAGCTTTCCAATCTGTGTGTGATCGTAGACAGCAATGGACTTCAGATAGACGGCACCACGGAGGAGGTGATGCCCACGGAACCGCTGGATAAAAAAATGGAGGCCTTCGGCGCCCATGCCATTGTGATCGACGGGCATAACTTTTCTGAGATAACAGCGGCATTTGCCGAAGCCAGGGAGACACAGGATCAGCCCACCGTCATCATAGCAAGGACGGTGAAGGGAAAAGGGGTCTCCTTTATGGAACATCAGGTCGGCTGGCATGGAAAAGCCCCCGATGAGCAGCAGTATCAAAAAGCCTGCGCGGAACTGGAAGCGCAGATTGCAGAACTAAAGGAGGATTCGTGA
- a CDS encoding sugar phosphate isomerase/epimerase family protein → MNKIGLHIGYWWGTGEEHDIFNMLELTHHAGLDVIEINPDWLMRMTESECREFTEKLDAYHMSATLNGGLTAENDIASDSASARSAGIEFCKRVLDKMPKLGLTVWSGCNYSEWLRCPDASQDAQEEKKRALGYCRDSMREIIKTAEAVGVDYCFEVLNRFEQFLFNTSSEAVAFAESVGSDRAKILLDSYHMNIEEDVSSAAIAYACAKRRLGHFHVGSSNRRIPGLVADDINWNNLARALNSSGYEGAIVMEPFVLTSAHNAKRTRVWRSLSSEADPSRLVADAFAGGQFLRKVLADNQ, encoded by the coding sequence ATGAATAAAATTGGACTGCACATCGGCTACTGGTGGGGAACCGGTGAGGAGCATGATATTTTTAATATGTTGGAGTTGACCCATCATGCGGGGCTGGATGTGATTGAGATTAATCCGGACTGGCTGATGCGGATGACCGAAAGTGAATGCAGAGAATTTACAGAAAAGCTGGACGCATATCACATGTCAGCCACGTTAAACGGTGGGCTGACAGCGGAAAACGATATTGCATCCGATTCCGCAAGTGCGAGAAGTGCGGGGATTGAGTTCTGTAAACGAGTTTTGGATAAAATGCCCAAGCTGGGGCTTACAGTATGGTCGGGCTGCAATTATTCCGAATGGCTGCGCTGCCCGGATGCATCACAGGATGCACAGGAAGAGAAGAAACGTGCACTTGGTTACTGCAGGGACAGCATGAGAGAGATTATAAAGACTGCGGAGGCAGTGGGGGTGGATTACTGCTTCGAGGTGCTGAACCGGTTTGAACAGTTCCTGTTCAACACATCGTCGGAGGCCGTGGCCTTTGCAGAGAGCGTGGGGAGCGACAGGGCAAAGATTTTGCTGGATTCCTACCATATGAATATTGAGGAGGACGTATCCTCCGCGGCAATTGCTTACGCATGTGCAAAGAGAAGGCTGGGACATTTTCACGTGGGCAGTTCCAACCGGAGGATTCCGGGGCTGGTTGCCGATGACATCAACTGGAATAATCTTGCCAGAGCCTTAAACAGCTCCGGCTATGAGGGAGCCATCGTGATGGAACCGTTTGTGCTGACATCCGCCCATAATGCGAAGCGGACAAGGGTATGGAGAAGCTTAAGCAGCGAGGCCGACCCGTCCAGACTTGTGGCGGATGCCTTTGCGGGCGGCCAATTTCTGAGAAAGGTACTGGCGGATAACCAGTGA
- a CDS encoding alcohol dehydrogenase catalytic domain-containing protein gives MKAAVLTDWNHLEIKEVPDLSLGDQEVLIRVAYTGICGSDIHSFVGRHPLAHKGMILGHEFSGTVEKTGPRCEEIPAGAKVCAHIIQPCGHCDACKKGNFNLCRSLKVLGTQVEGTFAEYVKVRKERVLLLPETADLKACAMAEPLAVGVYAAGRFDVKISDRVLVLGAGPIGLCCALAAQKAGACQVVLSEVAEKRIQFAKDMGFEVIDSRKKNLEEEAERITEGAGFDYLFETSGVPVSTELLTKVGAVRGSAVMVAYAKEPRPIDTWNLMRKEIQISSIRVHTQPAYEAAVRMILSDEKLSGQLLHMITGEFAFAEIQKAFTECVNGQEHCKIIVKM, from the coding sequence ATGAAAGCAGCAGTGTTAACCGATTGGAACCATCTGGAAATAAAAGAGGTTCCCGACCTATCGTTGGGGGACCAGGAAGTATTGATTCGTGTGGCTTACACGGGAATCTGTGGTTCCGATATTCATTCTTTTGTGGGCAGGCATCCGTTGGCCCATAAGGGCATGATCCTGGGGCACGAATTTTCCGGTACTGTGGAAAAGACCGGCCCGAGGTGTGAAGAGATCCCAGCAGGTGCCAAGGTATGTGCCCATATCATCCAGCCCTGTGGGCACTGTGATGCCTGTAAAAAAGGGAATTTTAATCTCTGCCGTTCGTTGAAGGTTCTGGGGACCCAGGTGGAAGGAACCTTCGCAGAATATGTGAAAGTGAGAAAAGAACGTGTACTTCTTTTGCCGGAGACAGCGGACTTAAAAGCCTGCGCCATGGCAGAACCCCTGGCGGTAGGTGTCTACGCCGCAGGCAGATTTGATGTCAAGATTTCAGACCGGGTACTGGTGCTGGGCGCCGGACCAATCGGGTTATGCTGTGCACTGGCGGCTCAAAAAGCGGGAGCCTGCCAGGTGGTATTAAGCGAAGTGGCTGAGAAAAGGATCCAGTTCGCTAAAGACATGGGTTTTGAAGTCATCGATTCCAGGAAGAAAAATCTGGAGGAAGAGGCGGAGCGCATCACAGAGGGAGCTGGTTTTGACTATCTGTTTGAGACATCGGGGGTTCCGGTCTCCACGGAACTGCTGACGAAGGTGGGCGCCGTCCGGGGATCTGCCGTGATGGTTGCTTATGCTAAAGAGCCGCGTCCGATTGACACCTGGAATCTGATGCGCAAAGAAATTCAGATCAGTTCCATCCGGGTCCACACACAGCCCGCCTATGAGGCGGCGGTCCGAATGATCTTGTCGGATGAAAAGCTGAGTGGTCAGCTGCTCCACATGATCACCGGAGAGTTTGCATTTGCTGAAATACAAAAAGCTTTTACCGAATGTGTAAACGGACAGGAGCATTGTAAAATTATCGTTAAGATGTAA
- a CDS encoding pyruvate formate lyase family protein, whose translation MTRIEKIKKRLFEVEYYTKKEWWGSDKTILTNDDIKKESVMIRKAVATAYVCENMPVEVKPDELIVGIAAMASIGFGKEFPDYALPEEKEKASASCFTTKAPWGHHPPDYGMVLNRGLRGIQSDIYARIDEECSKEQPDQERMDFFRAMLITLDGVAALAGRYADLTIKCANEETDPVRRRELMEISRICRKVPMEPAETLQEALQSFWFVFIANHSTMEYIPTGRSDQYLYPFYQHDVEQGILTAEQADELVGSWLAKFSERVQLNQDHWEVHMTEEEQGDGGDPEDMAVSFVMENDESYNYGTSANHWLINMILGGVTPSGEDATNDMTYSILKMWGYLEPVVPVLSVRLHEDAPKKLYEECAKILRKGSGEPALYNDATVIKGLTEMGIPLEDARDYSNDGCWEVLIPGKSYFSYAHVELLQMLEYVLQHGMSLARNKKENEDLGELSQYKSFDDFYAAVMQLVDIQIGRILRNKVEYYHDRYKIAPSPLLSSMMHDCVERGMDLSLDGTKYNLYSFIITGIANFTDSMLAIKKLVYESGELTLEQVAELCRSNFKGEEALRQRIINKIPKVGNDNDEVDELMVRTLNDCYELVIKKQEEGKSGNLKLCCGIGTFENYARFGHNVGASPDGRMSQESISSNYSPALGLDLKGPTAAIKSATKEQLYKFVTGCPLDMQINSNEVEGDEGIARMVGLMKSFCDLGGHIMTLTGVSSEMLEDAQKNPMKHQGLRVRMGGLSAYFIQLSREMQDTMIKRIKHTA comes from the coding sequence TTGACAAGAATTGAAAAAATTAAGAAACGATTGTTTGAAGTGGAGTATTACACCAAAAAAGAGTGGTGGGGATCTGACAAGACAATCCTGACAAACGATGACATCAAAAAAGAATCTGTGATGATCCGCAAAGCGGTAGCGACGGCTTATGTGTGTGAAAACATGCCTGTTGAAGTGAAACCGGATGAGCTGATTGTGGGGATTGCAGCCATGGCGTCCATCGGTTTCGGAAAAGAATTTCCGGACTATGCACTGCCGGAAGAAAAGGAAAAGGCATCTGCAAGCTGCTTTACGACAAAAGCTCCATGGGGCCATCATCCGCCGGATTATGGCATGGTTTTAAACAGAGGACTGCGGGGCATCCAGTCGGACATCTATGCCAGGATCGATGAAGAATGCAGCAAAGAACAGCCGGATCAGGAGAGAATGGATTTCTTTCGAGCCATGCTCATTACTCTGGACGGGGTGGCGGCACTTGCCGGCCGCTACGCGGATCTGACTATCAAATGTGCGAATGAAGAAACAGATCCCGTCCGCCGCAGAGAACTGATGGAAATCTCAAGAATTTGCAGAAAAGTGCCGATGGAACCGGCAGAAACGCTGCAGGAAGCACTGCAGAGCTTCTGGTTTGTGTTTATCGCGAATCACAGCACCATGGAATATATTCCCACAGGACGATCCGATCAGTATCTGTACCCATTCTATCAGCATGACGTGGAACAGGGGATCCTGACAGCGGAACAGGCAGACGAACTGGTGGGAAGCTGGCTGGCGAAATTCAGTGAACGTGTACAGCTCAACCAGGATCACTGGGAAGTGCATATGACGGAGGAAGAGCAGGGAGACGGCGGAGATCCGGAGGATATGGCAGTATCGTTCGTGATGGAAAATGACGAAAGCTACAATTATGGAACTTCGGCAAACCATTGGCTGATCAATATGATTCTCGGCGGGGTAACGCCTTCCGGTGAAGACGCAACCAATGATATGACGTATTCCATTCTGAAAATGTGGGGCTATCTGGAACCGGTGGTACCGGTATTGTCGGTCAGGCTCCATGAGGATGCACCGAAGAAACTCTATGAAGAATGTGCGAAAATTCTGCGCAAAGGCTCCGGGGAACCGGCATTATATAATGATGCAACTGTGATTAAAGGCCTGACGGAGATGGGAATTCCACTTGAGGATGCAAGGGATTATTCCAATGACGGCTGCTGGGAAGTACTGATTCCCGGTAAATCCTATTTCTCCTATGCCCATGTAGAACTGCTTCAGATGCTGGAATACGTGCTGCAGCACGGCATGAGCCTGGCGAGAAACAAAAAAGAGAACGAGGATCTGGGGGAGTTAAGCCAGTACAAGAGCTTTGATGATTTCTATGCTGCGGTGATGCAGCTGGTGGATATCCAAATCGGGCGCATCCTGAGAAATAAAGTAGAGTATTATCATGACCGCTATAAGATTGCTCCTTCACCGCTTTTGTCTTCCATGATGCATGACTGTGTGGAGCGAGGAATGGACCTCTCCCTGGACGGAACAAAGTACAACCTGTACTCCTTTATCATTACCGGTATCGCCAACTTTACGGACTCCATGCTGGCGATCAAAAAGCTGGTCTATGAGTCGGGTGAACTGACCCTGGAACAGGTGGCAGAGCTCTGCCGCAGCAATTTCAAAGGGGAAGAGGCGCTCCGTCAGAGAATTATCAATAAGATACCGAAGGTCGGAAATGACAACGACGAGGTGGATGAGCTGATGGTACGGACGCTGAACGACTGTTATGAGCTGGTGATCAAGAAGCAGGAAGAAGGAAAATCCGGTAACCTTAAGCTGTGCTGCGGCATCGGAACCTTTGAAAATTATGCAAGGTTCGGTCACAATGTAGGGGCCTCCCCCGATGGCAGAATGAGTCAGGAATCCATCAGCAGCAATTATTCTCCGGCGCTGGGCCTTGATCTGAAGGGACCGACAGCGGCGATCAAATCTGCAACCAAGGAGCAGCTGTATAAATTCGTTACCGGATGCCCGCTGGATATGCAGATCAACTCCAACGAGGTGGAGGGTGATGAAGGAATCGCCAGAATGGTCGGGCTGATGAAATCCTTCTGTGATCTGGGCGGCCATATCATGACGCTCACCGGCGTCAGCAGCGAGATGCTGGAGGATGCACAGAAGAATCCGATGAAACATCAGGGACTTCGCGTGCGTATGGGCGGCTTATCGGCTTACTTTATCCAGCTTTCCAGGGAAATGCAGGACACCATGATTAAACGAATCAAGCATACAGCGTGA
- a CDS encoding sugar ABC transporter permease → MQIHEFLSSKVKNNITQVMLLIETIIIFGVFQILTHGTFLTSRNLTNIMMQGCVYSIMGIGIVFVMVSGNMDLSGGSVLGLLAALGAVMQVNGCGTIVTILAMLAGGVVIGAWQGYWVSYRNLPSFIVTLAGMLMFRGLCLWVGGGATVGPVSKSFGMIGAAYLPTIFSDSIHDTTLILILLAALLIVILMVRSRKNARKFSLPMESNGKFIAKVVAIIAALLLVYLILNSYQGLPYALLLLAVLGCVFSYVAKNTVFGRYIFSIGGNSEATRLAGINVKKVVFQVYILMGFLVAIASIVYLGRVGQATASAGKDFEFSAITGCIVGGVSTLGGIGSIPYAILGTILMTGLDNGMSLMNLGSMHQYIVRGLVLLFAVAIDVASKSKNS, encoded by the coding sequence ATGCAAATTCATGAGTTTTTAAGTTCTAAAGTAAAAAATAATATTACGCAGGTGATGCTGCTGATAGAAACCATTATTATCTTCGGTGTGTTTCAGATCCTGACACATGGGACGTTCCTGACATCAAGGAATCTGACCAATATCATGATGCAGGGCTGTGTCTATTCCATTATGGGTATCGGAATTGTGTTTGTGATGGTATCCGGCAACATGGATCTGTCGGGAGGCTCGGTGCTGGGTCTTCTGGCAGCGCTGGGAGCTGTAATGCAGGTGAACGGCTGCGGGACCATCGTGACGATACTGGCGATGCTTGCCGGGGGCGTTGTGATTGGAGCATGGCAGGGGTATTGGGTCTCCTACCGAAATCTGCCCTCCTTCATTGTAACTCTCGCGGGAATGCTGATGTTCCGGGGGTTATGCCTCTGGGTGGGCGGCGGCGCCACGGTTGGGCCGGTCAGCAAATCCTTCGGAATGATCGGTGCGGCTTATCTGCCCACCATCTTTTCCGATTCCATTCACGACACGACATTGATTCTGATTCTGCTGGCGGCTTTGCTGATTGTGATCCTGATGGTTCGCTCCAGAAAAAATGCCAGAAAGTTCTCGCTTCCCATGGAAAGCAACGGGAAATTTATCGCAAAGGTTGTTGCCATCATCGCCGCGCTGCTGCTGGTCTATCTGATCCTGAATTCCTACCAGGGACTGCCCTATGCGCTGCTGCTTCTGGCGGTGCTGGGCTGTGTCTTCAGCTATGTGGCAAAGAATACCGTATTCGGCCGGTACATATTTTCCATCGGTGGCAACAGCGAGGCGACGCGGCTTGCAGGCATCAATGTAAAAAAAGTGGTGTTCCAGGTCTATATCCTGATGGGTTTTCTGGTGGCAATCGCCAGTATCGTTTATCTCGGGCGTGTGGGACAGGCGACTGCTTCTGCGGGAAAGGATTTTGAGTTCAGTGCGATTACGGGATGTATCGTGGGCGGTGTCAGTACCCTGGGCGGTATCGGTTCGATACCCTACGCTATTCTCGGAACGATCCTGATGACGGGTCTCGACAACGGGATGAGCCTGATGAATCTGGGTTCCATGCATCAATATATTGTACGCGGTCTTGTTCTGCTGTTTGCGGTAGCCATCGATGTGGCCTCCAAGAGCAAGAATTCATAG